A genomic region of Microtus ochrogaster isolate Prairie Vole_2 chromosome 15, MicOch1.0, whole genome shotgun sequence contains the following coding sequences:
- the Rhpn1 gene encoding rhophilin-1 isoform X1: MILEERPDDPGASEDSDRLQEDSSNPKGYDSLMQNQPGQLQSHRARLHQQISKELRMRTGAENLYRATSNTWVRETVALELSYVNSNLQLLKEELAELGSSADVEQPEGESVTIPMIPLGLKETKELDWATPLKELISEHFGEDGTSYETEIQELEDLRQATRTPSRDEVGLDLLAAYYSQLCFLDARFFSPARSPRLLFHWYDSLTGVPAQQRTLAFEKGSILFNIGALHTQIGARQDCSCTEGTSHGAEAFQRAAGAFRLLRENFSHAPSPDMSTAALSMLEQLMVAQAQECIFKGLLLRASDTPDSCPAQLQLAQEAAQVAAEYGLVHRVMAQPPVRDHLPASWTNLAHVKAEHFSALAHYHTAMALCEGSSHKGELPGQEHVFQPSATCEPQGPTLPQHPEECRKLAKAHLKRAILGQEEALRLHTLCRVLRKVDLLQVVVTQALRRSLAKYSELEREDDFFEAVEAPDIQPKTHQAPEVKMPSLSQVKVTDLFHRLGPLSVFSTKNRWQLVGPVRMTRGEGGSGFTLRGDSPVLIAGVVPGSQAESAGLKEGDYIVSVNGCPCKWWKHVEVVAQLRGVGEDSVSLQVVSLLPSPEPRNTGPRRPALLWSQRECGFETPMPARARPWPILAWSRKNKQSKTGSQPDPCTNRNCVTCP; encoded by the exons GGCTATGACTCCTTGATGCAGAACCAGCCTGGCCAGCTGCAGAGCCACAGGGCTCGGCTCCACCAGCAGATCAGCAAGGAGCTGCGAATGCGGACGGGTGCCGAGAACCTCTACAG agcCACCAGCAACACCTGGGTCCGAGAGACAGTCGCCTTGGAGCTGAGCTATGTCAACTCCAACCTGCAGCTGCTGAAAGAGGAGCTGGCAGAGCTGGGCAGCAGTGCAGATGTGGAGCAGCCAGAAGG TGAAAGTGTTACTATTCCCATGATCCCCCTGGGCCTGAAGGAAACCAAGGAGTTGGACTGGGCCACACCCCTGAAG GAGCTGATCTCTGAGCACTTTGGAGAGGATGGTACCTCCTATGAGACAGAGATCCAGGAACTAGAGGACCTACGGCAG GCCACGAGGACTCCCAGCAGGGACGAGGTTGGCCTGGATCTGCTTGCTGCCTACTATAGCCAGCTCTGTTTCCTGGATGCCCGTTTCTTTAGCCCTGCCAGGAGTCCAAGGCTGCTCTTCCACTG GTACGACTCGCTCACGGGGGTCCCGGCACAGCAGCGGACTCTGGCCTTCGAGAAGGGCAGTATACTGTTTAACATTGGGGCACTCCACACGCAGATCGGAGCGCGGCAGGACTGCTCCTGCACCGAGGGCACCAGCCATGGTGCTGAGGCTTTCCAGAGGGCTGCTG GGGCTTTCAGACTCCTGAGGGAGAACTTCTCCCATGCTCCGAGCCCAGACATGAGCACCGCGGCTCTCTCCATGCTGGAGCAGCTCATGGTTGCCCAGGCACAAGAGTGCATCTTCAAGGGCCTTCTGCTGCGGGCCTCTGACACACCCGACAGCTGTCCAGCTCAGCTGCAGTTGGCTCAGGAAGCTGCCCAG GTGGCAGCTGAATATGGGCTTGTGCACCGGGTCATGGCCCAGCCACCTGTCCGAGACCACCTACCCGCCTCTTGGACCAACCTGGCACATGTCAAGGCTGAGCACTTCAGTGCCCTGGCCCACTACCACACAGCCATGGCCCTCTGCGAAGGCTCCT CCCACAAGGGAGAGCTCCCGGGGCAGGAGCACGTCTTCCAGCCCTCAGCTACCTGTGAGCCCCAAGGCCCCACACTGCCGCAGCATCCGGAAGAGTGCAGGAAGCTTG CGAAGGCCCACCTGAAGCGCGCCATCCTGGGCCAGGAGGAGGCGCTGCGGCTTCACACTCTGTGCCGAGTCCTGCGGAAGGTAGACCTGCTACAGGTTGTGGTAACTCAGGCACTGCGGCGATCGCTAGCCAAGTACTCAGAGCTCGAGCGTGAGGATGACTTCTTCGAGGCTGTGGAGGCCCCCGACATCCAGC CCAAGACCCACCAAGCACCAGAGGTGAAAATGCCGAGCCTGTCCCAGGTGAAGGTGACTGACCTCTTCCATCGACTG GGACCCCTGTCTGTGTTCTCAACCAAGAATCGGTGGCAGCTGGTAGGGCCAGTGCGCATGACCCGAGGAGAGGGTGGCTCTGGTTTCACACTGCGGGGAGACTCACCTGTCCTGATCGCTGGGGTTGTTCCTGGGAGTCAGGCTGAG TCCGCTGGCCTGAAGGAGGGCGACTACATCGTGTCTGTGAATGGGTGCCCTTGCAAGTGGTGGAAACACGTGGAGGTGGTGGCGCAGCTGAGGGGCGTGGGCGAGGACAGCGTGAGCCTGCAGGTCGTGTCCCTGCTGCCCAGCCCTGAGCCACGTAACACG GGACCCCGACGACCGGCACTgctgtggagtcagagagagtGTGGCTTCGAGACGCCGATGCCTGCCCGTGCCCGCCCCTGGCCCATCCTTGCCTGGAGCCGcaagaacaaacaaagcaagactGGGAGTCAACCAGACCCCTGCACGAACAGGAACTGTGTCACCTGTCCCTGA
- the Rhpn1 gene encoding rhophilin-1 isoform X2 — MILEERPDDPGASEDSDRLQEDSSNPKSHQQHLGPRDSRLGAELCQLQPAAAERGAGRAGQQCRCGAARRVESVTIPMIPLGLKETKELDWATPLKELISEHFGEDGTSYETEIQELEDLRQATRTPSRDEVGLDLLAAYYSQLCFLDARFFSPARSPRLLFHWYDSLTGVPAQQRTLAFEKGSILFNIGALHTQIGARQDCSCTEGTSHGAEAFQRAAGAFRLLRENFSHAPSPDMSTAALSMLEQLMVAQAQECIFKGLLLRASDTPDSCPAQLQLAQEAAQVAAEYGLVHRVMAQPPVRDHLPASWTNLAHVKAEHFSALAHYHTAMALCEGSSAHKGELPGQEHVFQPSATCEPQGPTLPQHPEECRKLAKAHLKRAILGQEEALRLHTLCRVLRKVDLLQVVVTQALRRSLAKYSELEREDDFFEAVEAPDIQPKTHQAPEVKMPSLSQVKVTDLFHRLGPLSVFSTKNRWQLVGPVRMTRGEGGSGFTLRGDSPVLIAGVVPGSQAESAGLKEGDYIVSVNGCPCKWWKHVEVVAQLRGVGEDSVSLQVVSLLPSPEPRNTGPRRPALLWSQRECGFETPMPARARPWPILAWSRKNKQSKTGSQPDPCTNRNCVTCP, encoded by the exons agcCACCAGCAACACCTGGGTCCGAGAGACAGTCGCCTTGGAGCTGAGCTATGTCAACTCCAACCTGCAGCTGCTGAAAGAGGAGCTGGCAGAGCTGGGCAGCAGTGCAGATGTGGAGCAGCCAGAAGGGT TGAAAGTGTTACTATTCCCATGATCCCCCTGGGCCTGAAGGAAACCAAGGAGTTGGACTGGGCCACACCCCTGAAG GAGCTGATCTCTGAGCACTTTGGAGAGGATGGTACCTCCTATGAGACAGAGATCCAGGAACTAGAGGACCTACGGCAG GCCACGAGGACTCCCAGCAGGGACGAGGTTGGCCTGGATCTGCTTGCTGCCTACTATAGCCAGCTCTGTTTCCTGGATGCCCGTTTCTTTAGCCCTGCCAGGAGTCCAAGGCTGCTCTTCCACTG GTACGACTCGCTCACGGGGGTCCCGGCACAGCAGCGGACTCTGGCCTTCGAGAAGGGCAGTATACTGTTTAACATTGGGGCACTCCACACGCAGATCGGAGCGCGGCAGGACTGCTCCTGCACCGAGGGCACCAGCCATGGTGCTGAGGCTTTCCAGAGGGCTGCTG GGGCTTTCAGACTCCTGAGGGAGAACTTCTCCCATGCTCCGAGCCCAGACATGAGCACCGCGGCTCTCTCCATGCTGGAGCAGCTCATGGTTGCCCAGGCACAAGAGTGCATCTTCAAGGGCCTTCTGCTGCGGGCCTCTGACACACCCGACAGCTGTCCAGCTCAGCTGCAGTTGGCTCAGGAAGCTGCCCAG GTGGCAGCTGAATATGGGCTTGTGCACCGGGTCATGGCCCAGCCACCTGTCCGAGACCACCTACCCGCCTCTTGGACCAACCTGGCACATGTCAAGGCTGAGCACTTCAGTGCCCTGGCCCACTACCACACAGCCATGGCCCTCTGCGAAGGCTCCT CAGCCCACAAGGGAGAGCTCCCGGGGCAGGAGCACGTCTTCCAGCCCTCAGCTACCTGTGAGCCCCAAGGCCCCACACTGCCGCAGCATCCGGAAGAGTGCAGGAAGCTTG CGAAGGCCCACCTGAAGCGCGCCATCCTGGGCCAGGAGGAGGCGCTGCGGCTTCACACTCTGTGCCGAGTCCTGCGGAAGGTAGACCTGCTACAGGTTGTGGTAACTCAGGCACTGCGGCGATCGCTAGCCAAGTACTCAGAGCTCGAGCGTGAGGATGACTTCTTCGAGGCTGTGGAGGCCCCCGACATCCAGC CCAAGACCCACCAAGCACCAGAGGTGAAAATGCCGAGCCTGTCCCAGGTGAAGGTGACTGACCTCTTCCATCGACTG GGACCCCTGTCTGTGTTCTCAACCAAGAATCGGTGGCAGCTGGTAGGGCCAGTGCGCATGACCCGAGGAGAGGGTGGCTCTGGTTTCACACTGCGGGGAGACTCACCTGTCCTGATCGCTGGGGTTGTTCCTGGGAGTCAGGCTGAG TCCGCTGGCCTGAAGGAGGGCGACTACATCGTGTCTGTGAATGGGTGCCCTTGCAAGTGGTGGAAACACGTGGAGGTGGTGGCGCAGCTGAGGGGCGTGGGCGAGGACAGCGTGAGCCTGCAGGTCGTGTCCCTGCTGCCCAGCCCTGAGCCACGTAACACG GGACCCCGACGACCGGCACTgctgtggagtcagagagagtGTGGCTTCGAGACGCCGATGCCTGCCCGTGCCCGCCCCTGGCCCATCCTTGCCTGGAGCCGcaagaacaaacaaagcaagactGGGAGTCAACCAGACCCCTGCACGAACAGGAACTGTGTCACCTGTCCCTGA
- the Rhpn1 gene encoding rhophilin-1 isoform X3, giving the protein MILEERPDDPGASEDSDRLQEDSSNPKGYDSLMQNQPGQLQSHRARLHQQISKELRMRTGAENLYRATSNTWVRETVALELSYVNSNLQLLKEELAELGSSADVEQPEGESVTIPMIPLGLKETKELDWATPLKELISEHFGEDGTSYETEIQELEDLRQATRTPSRDEVGLDLLAAYYSQLCFLDARFFSPARSPRLLFHWYDSLTGVPAQQRTLAFEKGSILFNIGALHTQIGARQDCSCTEGTSHGAEAFQRAAGAFRLLRENFSHAPSPDMSTAALSMLEQLMVAQAQECIFKGLLLRASDTPDSCPAQLQLAQEAAQVAAEYGLVHRVMAQPPVRDHLPASWTNLAHVKAEHFSALAHYHTAMALCEGSSAHKGELPGQEHVFQPSATCEPQGPTLPQHPEECRKLAKAHLKRAILGQEEALRLHTLCRVLRKVDLLQVVVTQALRRSLAKYSELEREDDFFEAVEAPDIQPKTHQAPEVKMPSLSQVKVTDLFHRLGPLSVFSTKNRWQLVGPVRMTRGEGGSGFTLRGDSPVLIAGVVPGSQAESAGLKEGDYIVSVNGCPCKWWKHVEVVAQLRGVGEDSVSLQVVSLLPSPEPRNTGPRRPALLWSQRECGFETPMPARARPWPILAWSRKNKQSKTGSQPDPCTNRNCVTCP; this is encoded by the exons GGCTATGACTCCTTGATGCAGAACCAGCCTGGCCAGCTGCAGAGCCACAGGGCTCGGCTCCACCAGCAGATCAGCAAGGAGCTGCGAATGCGGACGGGTGCCGAGAACCTCTACAG agcCACCAGCAACACCTGGGTCCGAGAGACAGTCGCCTTGGAGCTGAGCTATGTCAACTCCAACCTGCAGCTGCTGAAAGAGGAGCTGGCAGAGCTGGGCAGCAGTGCAGATGTGGAGCAGCCAGAAGG TGAAAGTGTTACTATTCCCATGATCCCCCTGGGCCTGAAGGAAACCAAGGAGTTGGACTGGGCCACACCCCTGAAG GAGCTGATCTCTGAGCACTTTGGAGAGGATGGTACCTCCTATGAGACAGAGATCCAGGAACTAGAGGACCTACGGCAG GCCACGAGGACTCCCAGCAGGGACGAGGTTGGCCTGGATCTGCTTGCTGCCTACTATAGCCAGCTCTGTTTCCTGGATGCCCGTTTCTTTAGCCCTGCCAGGAGTCCAAGGCTGCTCTTCCACTG GTACGACTCGCTCACGGGGGTCCCGGCACAGCAGCGGACTCTGGCCTTCGAGAAGGGCAGTATACTGTTTAACATTGGGGCACTCCACACGCAGATCGGAGCGCGGCAGGACTGCTCCTGCACCGAGGGCACCAGCCATGGTGCTGAGGCTTTCCAGAGGGCTGCTG GGGCTTTCAGACTCCTGAGGGAGAACTTCTCCCATGCTCCGAGCCCAGACATGAGCACCGCGGCTCTCTCCATGCTGGAGCAGCTCATGGTTGCCCAGGCACAAGAGTGCATCTTCAAGGGCCTTCTGCTGCGGGCCTCTGACACACCCGACAGCTGTCCAGCTCAGCTGCAGTTGGCTCAGGAAGCTGCCCAG GTGGCAGCTGAATATGGGCTTGTGCACCGGGTCATGGCCCAGCCACCTGTCCGAGACCACCTACCCGCCTCTTGGACCAACCTGGCACATGTCAAGGCTGAGCACTTCAGTGCCCTGGCCCACTACCACACAGCCATGGCCCTCTGCGAAGGCTCCT CAGCCCACAAGGGAGAGCTCCCGGGGCAGGAGCACGTCTTCCAGCCCTCAGCTACCTGTGAGCCCCAAGGCCCCACACTGCCGCAGCATCCGGAAGAGTGCAGGAAGCTTG CGAAGGCCCACCTGAAGCGCGCCATCCTGGGCCAGGAGGAGGCGCTGCGGCTTCACACTCTGTGCCGAGTCCTGCGGAAGGTAGACCTGCTACAGGTTGTGGTAACTCAGGCACTGCGGCGATCGCTAGCCAAGTACTCAGAGCTCGAGCGTGAGGATGACTTCTTCGAGGCTGTGGAGGCCCCCGACATCCAGC CCAAGACCCACCAAGCACCAGAGGTGAAAATGCCGAGCCTGTCCCAGGTGAAGGTGACTGACCTCTTCCATCGACTG GGACCCCTGTCTGTGTTCTCAACCAAGAATCGGTGGCAGCTGGTAGGGCCAGTGCGCATGACCCGAGGAGAGGGTGGCTCTGGTTTCACACTGCGGGGAGACTCACCTGTCCTGATCGCTGGGGTTGTTCCTGGGAGTCAGGCTGAG TCCGCTGGCCTGAAGGAGGGCGACTACATCGTGTCTGTGAATGGGTGCCCTTGCAAGTGGTGGAAACACGTGGAGGTGGTGGCGCAGCTGAGGGGCGTGGGCGAGGACAGCGTGAGCCTGCAGGTCGTGTCCCTGCTGCCCAGCCCTGAGCCACGTAACACG GGACCCCGACGACCGGCACTgctgtggagtcagagagagtGTGGCTTCGAGACGCCGATGCCTGCCCGTGCCCGCCCCTGGCCCATCCTTGCCTGGAGCCGcaagaacaaacaaagcaagactGGGAGTCAACCAGACCCCTGCACGAACAGGAACTGTGTCACCTGTCCCTGA